The Bosea beijingensis genome contains the following window.
GATCGCGATGCCGGTCGGCACGCCGGTCATGATCGCGACGCCGACCGAGACGCCGACAAGCCAGACATGCTCGAGCATCCGCTGCCCGATCACGGTGAGATTCGCCATGATGAAGGCGATCGTCTCCACTGCCATCCCCTGTCGACGGTTATCCGCCTTGTCCGGGAAGTGTCGATCAGAACCGTTCCAAGCTCGGGCCGGGAAAGCGACATCGCATGTCGCGCTTGCGACGCCGCATCACGAGATATCCCCGCCGTTTCAGAGAGGCGGCGGCGGCGCCGCCTCTTCGGCGGTTGCCGGACGCCCGCGCAACTGGCTCGGCCGCAGGCCCTGCAGCTTCTTGAACCAATGGGCGAAATGGGAGGTCGAGGTGAAGCCTGCCGCGATCGCGACTTCCAGGATCGGTCTGTCGGAATAGAGCAGCAGCTCACGCGCACGGTCGATCCGCAGCGACAGGTAATAGCGTGCAGGCGAAGTCTGGAGGTAGCGCAGGAAAAGCCGTTCGAGCTGGCGCGGGCTCATGCCGACCGTCTCCGCGATGTCGGCGATCGAGATGGTGTCCTCGACATGGCGCTGCATGAGGCGCACCGCGCTGCGTACGGCAGGCGGCAGGTTCGACAGGCGCTCCAGCCGGCCACCGCTCTGGTTGTCGCGGTCATCACGGATGCGATCGTGATGGAACTGGTTGGCGACGCGCCGGGCAAGGTCGGCGCCGTGGCGCTCCGTGATGAGATGCAGCATCAGGTCCATGGCTGCCGTGCCGCCGGAACAGGTCATCCGGTCGCGGTCGATTTCATAGAGCTTGTCGGTGCAGATCAGGCCGGGGAACTCCTCCTGAAAGGCCGGGCGGTTTTCCCAGTGGATCGTCGAGCGATAACCGTCGAGCAGGCCGGCGCGCGCCAGCAGATAGGTCCCTGTCGAGAGCGAACCGACACGGATGCCGTAGCGGACCGCCTTGCGCAGAACCGCAAGATAGCGCCGCTCGTCGACCGACTGGATGCGCAGGCCGCCGCAGACGAAGAAATAATGCGAGCCGGCCAGCGCGCTTTCCGCAGCTTCGGTCGGGATCGGAATGCCGTTCGAGGCGGCGAGAACGCCTCCGTCCAGGCTCGCCAGCCGCCAGCGCCAGGCCTCGCGGTCGATCAACCTGTTGAGGGAGCGCAGCGGTTCGATCGCCGAGGCGACGCTCATCATCGAGAAGCCTTCGACGAGCAGTAGGGTGACGATCTGCGTGCCGGCCGGCGCCTCGCTCATGGGCTCGATCTCCTCG
Protein-coding sequences here:
- a CDS encoding GlxA family transcriptional regulator, producing MSEAPAGTQIVTLLLVEGFSMMSVASAIEPLRSLNRLIDREAWRWRLASLDGGVLAASNGIPIPTEAAESALAGSHYFFVCGGLRIQSVDERRYLAVLRKAVRYGIRVGSLSTGTYLLARAGLLDGYRSTIHWENRPAFQEEFPGLICTDKLYEIDRDRMTCSGGTAAMDLMLHLITERHGADLARRVANQFHHDRIRDDRDNQSGGRLERLSNLPPAVRSAVRLMQRHVEDTISIADIAETVGMSPRQLERLFLRYLQTSPARYYLSLRIDRARELLLYSDRPILEVAIAAGFTSTSHFAHWFKKLQGLRPSQLRGRPATAEEAAPPPPL